The following coding sequences lie in one bacterium genomic window:
- a CDS encoding YfhO family protein, with the protein MSTRKSDGQRKAAPTEPERGAGKPGPDSILRWLPLLALAALTAIFFWPYLTPLKSGQAWLWEDFLHFSYPVRFFAATSLVRGEFPFWNPYVFGGMPFFADIQTAVLYPLNLVQTVFAGADSLSPRVVQLFDVLHYFLAGWLCWRFLRYLKLSADSSLLGAVTFAFSGFLITHAIHLNFINVFIWLPLILELFQRALDSGRLRWAVGAALTLALSTMGGYPQYTLYICYVLGLQWLLHEVGAREHGGTVSLSASGARFLTLLGVVGFGVGLNAFNWLPAAELARYTPRSSMTWEASVEHSLHPLLLFKLICPGFFGTQYPAENTYWAGGYSAFWETCLFVGVLPLSLALWALGAFRRDRRVQFAALLTGLSLWLALGRFGGLYWLCFKFAPGFGRFRIPGRFAALASFGLALLAALGWEALRRKRSEAGGKVVRGPLLVAAALGVVVVLMLCLLYAGALNGLFEGALTRPEVKSLASTALLHSVATIACTLILLGLAAGGPLKFDLRWMGYAAVLFTFFELLTFGRPFLDGKTDPGQFYADSPAAVQLKKELQTELFRINARSLENPGVMVLRRNQGCLDRLFLLEGYNPLQLKRRLGEVGLDRQFDLLNVKYRIVIDYQQQRAGLVPNPTCMPRAFLLSRWRVLQEDPVILATLNDSTFDYRGEAVLEKAPGIDSSKDQGHIETKAEVKRYSQNEITVETDSPAPGILVLSEWDYPAWKAWVDGSPQEILRADYALRAVALPAGRHSVRFAYESDSVRRGVLLSLGAALALAAFSLLSARWWRRW; encoded by the coding sequence ATGAGCACCCGCAAGAGCGACGGGCAAAGGAAAGCCGCCCCAACCGAACCTGAGCGCGGCGCCGGGAAACCGGGGCCGGACAGTATTCTGCGCTGGCTGCCGCTGCTGGCCCTCGCCGCTCTGACCGCAATATTCTTCTGGCCTTACCTCACGCCGCTCAAATCCGGACAGGCCTGGCTCTGGGAGGATTTCCTCCATTTCTCCTACCCGGTGCGGTTCTTTGCCGCCACCTCGCTGGTGCGGGGCGAGTTCCCGTTCTGGAACCCTTACGTGTTCGGCGGAATGCCGTTTTTCGCCGACATCCAGACTGCGGTGCTGTACCCCCTGAACCTGGTCCAGACCGTGTTCGCCGGTGCGGACAGCCTCAGCCCGCGGGTGGTGCAGCTGTTCGACGTGCTCCACTATTTTCTGGCCGGCTGGCTCTGCTGGCGTTTCCTGCGCTATCTCAAGCTGAGCGCCGACTCGAGCCTCCTGGGCGCGGTGACTTTCGCGTTCAGCGGGTTCCTGATCACGCACGCGATCCACCTGAATTTCATCAACGTCTTCATCTGGCTGCCGCTGATCCTGGAGCTGTTCCAGCGCGCCCTGGATAGCGGCCGCCTGCGCTGGGCCGTGGGCGCCGCCCTGACCCTGGCACTGAGCACCATGGGCGGCTACCCGCAGTACACCCTGTACATCTGCTACGTGCTGGGCCTGCAATGGCTGTTGCACGAGGTGGGGGCGCGGGAGCATGGGGGGACGGTGAGCCTTTCGGCCTCCGGCGCGCGCTTTCTGACCCTGCTCGGCGTGGTGGGCTTCGGGGTGGGGCTGAACGCCTTCAACTGGCTGCCCGCCGCTGAACTGGCCCGCTACACCCCGCGCAGCAGCATGACCTGGGAGGCTTCGGTCGAGCACTCCCTGCACCCGCTGCTGCTGTTCAAGCTGATCTGCCCGGGCTTTTTCGGGACCCAGTATCCGGCCGAGAACACCTATTGGGCCGGGGGCTACAGCGCGTTCTGGGAGACCTGCCTGTTTGTCGGGGTGCTGCCGCTCAGCCTGGCGCTCTGGGCGCTGGGGGCTTTCCGCCGCGACCGGCGGGTGCAGTTCGCCGCGCTCCTTACCGGGTTAAGCCTCTGGCTGGCTCTGGGGCGCTTCGGGGGGCTTTACTGGCTGTGCTTCAAGTTCGCTCCGGGATTCGGACGGTTCCGCATTCCGGGACGGTTCGCGGCGTTGGCCTCGTTCGGCCTGGCGCTGCTGGCCGCCCTGGGCTGGGAGGCGCTGCGGCGGAAAAGGAGCGAGGCCGGGGGAAAGGTGGTGCGGGGTCCGTTGCTGGTCGCCGCCGCCCTGGGAGTGGTCGTTGTTTTGATGCTTTGTTTGCTCTACGCCGGTGCGCTGAACGGACTGTTTGAGGGCGCCCTGACCCGTCCCGAGGTCAAGTCCCTGGCCTCGACCGCTCTCCTGCACTCAGTGGCCACAATAGCGTGTACGCTTATCCTGCTGGGTCTTGCCGCCGGCGGACCGCTGAAATTCGACCTGCGCTGGATGGGATATGCGGCCGTGCTTTTCACCTTTTTCGAGCTGCTCACATTCGGCCGTCCGTTCCTGGACGGCAAGACCGACCCGGGCCAGTTCTACGCCGACTCGCCGGCTGCGGTCCAGTTGAAAAAGGAGCTTCAGACCGAGCTGTTCCGGATCAACGCCCGCAGCCTGGAAAACCCCGGTGTAATGGTGCTGCGGCGCAATCAGGGCTGCCTGGACCGTCTGTTCCTGCTGGAGGGCTACAACCCGCTGCAGCTCAAGCGCCGCCTGGGCGAGGTCGGCCTGGACCGTCAGTTCGACCTGCTGAACGTCAAGTACAGGATCGTGATCGACTACCAGCAGCAGCGGGCCGGGCTGGTGCCCAACCCCACCTGTATGCCGCGTGCGTTCCTGCTCAGCCGCTGGCGCGTGCTGCAGGAGGACCCGGTGATCCTGGCCACCCTGAACGACTCCACGTTCGACTACCGCGGCGAGGCCGTGCTGGAGAAAGCCCCCGGCATTGACTCGTCAAAGGACCAGGGGCATATTGAAACGAAAGCCGAGGTTAAAAGATATTCCCAGAACGAGATTACCGTGGAAACCGACAGCCCGGCGCCCGGAATCCTGGTGCTGAGCGAGTGGGACTACCCGGCCTGGAAAGCCTGGGTGGACGGCTCCCCGCAGGAAATCCTGCGCGCCGATTACGCCCTGCGCGCCGTGGCCCTGCCCGCGGGGCGGCACAGCGTGCGTTTCGCCTACGAGTCCGACTCGGTCCGGCGCGGGGTGCTGCTCAGCCTGGGAGCGGCCCTGGCTCTGGCGGCGTTCTCGCTCCTGTCCGCGCGCTGGTGGCGCCGCTGGTAG
- a CDS encoding glycosyltransferase family 2 protein gives MDSGKVFLSVVIPAYNEEKRIGATLEAILAYLRAQDYSSEIVVVDDGSRDRTREVVRSFENPQVAVRVEGYAQNRGKGHAVRTGMLAARGDFAVFMDADLSTPIVMLDRFRPLMERGRDVIIGTRKVDSARIVKHQPGYRENMGKVFTWLSNVIFGLRVSDFTCGFKCFSRRSLAPVFGCQSIDGWSYDTEIIVIADRKGFAVDEVPVEWANDEATRVRLLKNVFTCFSELFTIWRNDRRGLYRP, from the coding sequence TTGGATTCGGGGAAAGTGTTTCTGAGCGTGGTCATCCCGGCCTATAACGAGGAAAAGCGGATCGGCGCAACCCTGGAGGCGATACTGGCCTACCTGCGGGCGCAGGACTACTCCAGTGAGATCGTGGTGGTGGATGACGGGAGCCGCGACCGCACCCGCGAGGTGGTGCGCTCGTTCGAGAACCCGCAGGTGGCGGTGCGGGTGGAGGGCTACGCGCAGAACCGTGGCAAAGGCCATGCGGTGCGCACCGGGATGCTGGCCGCCCGCGGCGATTTCGCCGTGTTCATGGATGCCGACCTTTCCACGCCCATCGTCATGCTCGACCGGTTCCGTCCCTTGATGGAGCGGGGTCGGGACGTGATAATCGGCACGCGCAAGGTGGACAGCGCCAGGATAGTGAAACACCAGCCCGGCTACCGCGAGAACATGGGCAAGGTGTTCACCTGGCTGAGCAATGTCATCTTCGGCCTGCGGGTGAGCGATTTCACCTGCGGCTTCAAGTGTTTCAGCCGCCGGAGCCTGGCGCCGGTGTTCGGCTGCCAGTCTATCGACGGCTGGAGCTACGACACCGAGATAATCGTGATCGCCGACCGCAAGGGCTTCGCGGTGGATGAAGTCCCGGTGGAATGGGCCAATGACGAGGCCACCCGGGTTCGGTTGCTGAAAAACGTGTTCACCTGCTTTTCCGAGCTGTTCACCATCTGGCGCAACGACCGCCGCGGACTGTACCGGCCATGA
- a CDS encoding class I SAM-dependent methyltransferase: MKDNEKVMQEFDSREESYWLYSGRLLILERLLRGLIAPGLRLLNVGCGPGATSCLAENLGAEVVSFDYSLDALRCTARRGMKQLVRGDSTRLPFRDRSFEFLFCMDVVEHIEDHVAAAAELKRMLVPGGHLLLTVPADRWQWTSRDVIFGHYRRYNSRSLRTLLEGAGFSFEYLTHFNSLLFPLALVDLLLDRFRRPLKEENCYPEFSGLANAVFHRVFSFERHFLPRPGFPFGKSLLCLCRRPG; this comes from the coding sequence ATGAAAGACAACGAGAAGGTCATGCAGGAGTTCGACAGCCGGGAGGAAAGCTACTGGCTCTACAGCGGACGACTGCTGATCCTCGAACGTCTGCTGCGCGGCCTGATCGCTCCAGGCCTGCGCCTTCTGAACGTGGGTTGCGGCCCCGGCGCCACGAGTTGCCTGGCCGAAAACCTGGGCGCCGAGGTGGTGAGTTTCGACTACTCGCTGGATGCCCTTCGCTGCACCGCGCGGCGCGGGATGAAACAACTGGTGCGCGGTGACAGCACGCGCCTGCCGTTCCGGGACCGCAGCTTCGAGTTCCTGTTCTGTATGGACGTGGTGGAACACATCGAGGACCATGTGGCCGCGGCCGCGGAACTCAAGCGGATGCTGGTCCCGGGCGGACACCTTCTGCTCACTGTCCCGGCCGACCGCTGGCAGTGGACCAGCCGGGATGTGATCTTCGGGCACTACCGGCGGTACAATTCGCGCTCGCTACGCACTCTTTTGGAGGGGGCCGGTTTCAGTTTCGAGTACCTCACGCATTTCAACTCACTACTCTTTCCGCTGGCTCTGGTCGACCTGCTCCTGGACCGGTTCCGCCGGCCGCTGAAAGAGGAAAACTGTTACCCTGAATTCAGCGGCCTCGCCAACGCCGTGTTCCACCGGGTGTTCAGCTTCGAGCGGCATTTTCTGCCCCGGCCCGGTTTCCCGTTCGGCAAATCGCTGCTCTGCCTGTGCCGCCGCCCCGGCTGA
- a CDS encoding ABC transporter substrate-binding protein, with protein MQDTQRIRKSVPALLALIVFIAAFCAPLAAKQKQTPEALRQGAPYAEILSAVEDYSAGRYEQCASRCESFIASLAPADSQFAFLGLYYGLRSRLALGRNTGADSLFNAYKSAVPDIQTSELLAVLGRFQAAAPAPLAATAPGHCNRIGVVLPLSGRYADFGQAIREGIQIAVDRYNATHNGAVRVETVFRDDQSDPLIAATLGRELAKDTSVAGLIGSYQDDATLSLAMAASGASLPVVCPTAESPQLAGLGPLVHAINRTDPAELRRLADFTIHRLGLQIFAVLAPNNEKGALLAASFRSAVHHNGGAVVADLRYSGEDNNFDSQMTLLQRYLPDAIYIPAELNDITQIASQVHYYGLGQARILGTETWRSERVLRMGGEYVEGVLFASPFYEGSRELLWNSFKSDYERICQRPVNKYSALGFDAAGMILYAAGDFPVSRKGLAEALEKVSALDGAYGQYSVEPDGRVERRTFILEIHNGDVIPAQAPQVQESPAAVDSLAPAASPAPGQSGMSGEGR; from the coding sequence ATGCAAGATACGCAGCGCATTAGGAAATCGGTTCCGGCTCTGCTGGCTCTAATTGTTTTCATCGCCGCGTTCTGCGCACCGCTCGCCGCGAAGCAGAAACAAACGCCCGAGGCCCTGCGCCAGGGTGCGCCCTACGCCGAGATACTTTCCGCGGTCGAGGACTACTCCGCCGGGCGCTACGAGCAGTGCGCCTCCCGCTGCGAGAGTTTCATAGCCTCCCTGGCCCCCGCTGACAGCCAGTTCGCGTTTCTCGGCCTCTACTACGGCCTGCGCTCGCGCCTGGCGCTGGGCCGCAACACCGGAGCGGATTCCCTGTTCAACGCATACAAGTCCGCGGTGCCGGACATCCAGACCTCCGAGCTGCTGGCTGTCCTGGGACGGTTTCAGGCTGCCGCGCCAGCCCCTCTGGCGGCCACCGCTCCAGGCCACTGCAACCGGATCGGCGTGGTGCTGCCTCTGAGCGGCCGCTACGCCGATTTCGGCCAGGCGATCCGCGAGGGGATACAGATCGCTGTGGACCGCTACAACGCCACGCACAACGGGGCAGTCCGGGTGGAGACAGTCTTCCGGGATGACCAGTCCGACCCGCTGATCGCCGCCACGCTGGGGCGCGAGCTGGCCAAGGACACAAGTGTGGCCGGACTGATCGGCTCGTACCAGGATGACGCCACCCTGTCGCTGGCCATGGCCGCCTCTGGCGCCTCCCTGCCGGTTGTCTGCCCGACCGCTGAGTCGCCGCAACTGGCCGGGCTGGGCCCGCTGGTGCACGCGATAAACCGCACCGACCCGGCCGAACTGCGCCGCCTGGCCGATTTCACGATCCACAGGCTGGGCCTTCAGATCTTCGCCGTGCTCGCCCCGAACAACGAAAAGGGCGCACTGCTGGCGGCCAGTTTCCGCTCCGCGGTCCATCACAACGGCGGCGCGGTGGTGGCCGACCTGCGCTACAGCGGCGAGGACAACAATTTCGACAGCCAGATGACCTTGCTCCAGCGCTACCTGCCGGATGCGATCTACATCCCGGCCGAGTTGAACGATATCACCCAGATCGCCTCACAGGTGCATTACTACGGCCTGGGACAGGCGCGTATCCTGGGCACCGAGACCTGGCGCAGCGAGCGGGTGCTGCGCATGGGCGGCGAGTACGTGGAGGGCGTGCTGTTCGCTTCGCCGTTCTACGAGGGCTCGCGCGAGCTGCTCTGGAACAGTTTCAAGTCCGACTACGAGCGTATCTGCCAGCGGCCGGTGAACAAGTACTCGGCCCTGGGGTTCGACGCCGCCGGGATGATTCTGTACGCGGCCGGGGATTTCCCGGTCAGCCGCAAGGGGCTGGCCGAGGCGCTGGAGAAAGTCTCCGCCCTGGACGGGGCCTACGGACAGTATTCGGTGGAGCCGGACGGGCGGGTGGAGCGCCGCACTTTCATCCTCGAGATACACAACGGCGATGTGATCCCGGCCCAGGCGCCGCAGGTACAGGAAAGCCCGGCGGCGGTGGACAGCCTGGCCCCGGCGGCCTCTCCCGCGCCCGGGCAGTCCGGCATGTCCGGAGAGGGCCGATGA
- a CDS encoding rhomboid family intramembrane serine protease, translating into MRYNTYYEEPGYLLGGGFSPAVKYILIACIGSYIVDGLLRMAAGSSLWVTVFGLTPHLVNTRFFLWQFATYMFVHGGLWHLLFNMFALWMFGSEIERTWGTREFTIFFFITGVGAGLLYWIFASDWSLPIRAGLPNQALIGSSGAIFGLLAAYGMMFPDRRILFMLIFPIKAKYFVLLLAAIEFWLSWTPSGIAHFAHLSGMLIGYLYLKKDWQFSRLSSAWHDRRRRRQIHLVSRELESRQSEQAEVDRILDKINAQGIHSLTRQEKKVLERASARRAGK; encoded by the coding sequence TTGCGTTACAACACCTATTACGAGGAGCCCGGCTACCTGCTGGGAGGCGGTTTCAGCCCTGCGGTCAAGTATATCCTGATCGCCTGCATCGGCTCGTACATTGTGGACGGCCTGTTGCGCATGGCCGCGGGCAGCTCGCTCTGGGTGACCGTGTTCGGCCTGACCCCGCACCTGGTGAACACCCGCTTTTTCCTCTGGCAGTTCGCCACCTACATGTTTGTCCACGGCGGCCTGTGGCACCTTCTGTTCAACATGTTCGCCCTCTGGATGTTCGGCTCCGAGATCGAGCGCACCTGGGGCACCCGTGAGTTCACAATCTTCTTCTTCATCACCGGGGTAGGGGCGGGCCTTCTGTACTGGATCTTCGCCTCCGACTGGTCGCTGCCCATCCGGGCCGGGCTGCCCAACCAGGCGCTGATCGGCTCGAGTGGGGCGATCTTCGGGCTCCTCGCCGCCTACGGCATGATGTTCCCAGACCGGCGTATCCTGTTCATGCTGATCTTTCCGATCAAGGCCAAATATTTCGTGCTCCTGCTGGCGGCGATCGAGTTCTGGCTCAGCTGGACCCCCTCGGGCATCGCGCATTTCGCTCACCTGAGCGGTATGCTGATCGGGTATCTCTACCTGAAAAAGGACTGGCAGTTCAGCCGCCTGTCCTCTGCCTGGCACGACCGCCGTCGCCGCCGCCAGATCCACCTGGTCAGCCGTGAGCTGGAGAGCCGGCAGAGCGAGCAGGCCGAGGTGGACCGCATCCTGGACAAGATCAACGCCCAGGGCATCCACAGCCTGACCCGCCAGGAGAAAAAAGTTCTGGAGCGCGCCAGCGCCCGTCGCGCAGGCAAGTGA
- the era gene encoding GTPase Era: MTVGAEGKPVSPGAKRSGVVAIAGSPNVGKSTLMNHLLGQKISIVSPKAQTTRQQVFGILSGEGFQALFIDTPGVIQPRDRMQKMMIQTSFKAVSGADVVIFILDAAESRGLHLDPELEGRLRGLKVPCILALNKIDLIPRDRLLPLIAECDGTGLFAEIIPVSALTGDGTGRLLDLVVRRLPVGEFMYSEEQIATQPMRFFAAELIREAIFEQFRQELPYAAAVQVEEYQERPGNKAYIRAVIFVEREGQKAILIGRGGEQLKRLGREARTRIEELSGSSIYLDLWVKVKENWRKNDSFLKMVGYTPDKL; the protein is encoded by the coding sequence ATGACAGTTGGTGCAGAGGGCAAACCGGTCAGTCCCGGAGCGAAGCGCAGCGGAGTGGTGGCGATAGCCGGCAGCCCCAATGTGGGCAAGAGCACCCTGATGAACCACCTGCTGGGGCAGAAAATCTCTATCGTGAGCCCCAAGGCCCAGACCACCCGTCAGCAGGTGTTCGGCATCCTGAGCGGGGAGGGCTTCCAGGCGCTTTTCATCGACACCCCCGGCGTGATCCAGCCACGCGACCGCATGCAGAAAATGATGATCCAGACCAGTTTCAAGGCAGTCAGCGGGGCGGATGTGGTGATCTTCATCCTGGACGCCGCCGAAAGCCGCGGCCTGCACCTGGATCCGGAGCTGGAGGGACGGCTGCGCGGGCTCAAGGTGCCCTGTATCCTGGCCCTGAACAAGATCGACCTCATCCCCAGGGACCGCCTGCTGCCGCTTATCGCCGAGTGCGACGGCACTGGGCTTTTCGCGGAGATCATCCCGGTGAGCGCCCTGACCGGCGACGGCACCGGGCGTCTGCTGGACTTGGTGGTCCGGCGGCTGCCGGTGGGTGAGTTTATGTACTCGGAGGAACAGATCGCCACCCAGCCGATGCGGTTTTTCGCAGCAGAGCTGATCCGCGAGGCCATTTTCGAGCAGTTTCGCCAGGAGCTGCCCTACGCCGCCGCAGTGCAGGTGGAGGAGTACCAGGAGCGTCCGGGGAACAAGGCCTACATCCGGGCCGTGATTTTCGTGGAGCGCGAGGGACAGAAAGCGATTCTGATCGGGCGGGGCGGCGAGCAGCTCAAGCGGCTTGGCCGCGAGGCCCGCACCCGGATTGAGGAACTTTCCGGCTCCAGTATCTACCTGGACCTCTGGGTCAAGGTGAAAGAAAACTGGCGTAAGAACGATTCCTTTCTCAAGATGGTCGGCTACACGCCCGACAAACTCTAA
- a CDS encoding Trm112 family protein encodes MLDPKLLEILVCPKCKGDLEYRHDQNELVCHACRLIYDIKDDIPIMLIDEARSF; translated from the coding sequence ATGCTCGACCCGAAACTGCTTGAAATTCTGGTCTGCCCGAAATGCAAGGGCGATCTCGAATACCGTCATGACCAGAACGAGCTGGTCTGCCACGCGTGTCGCCTGATCTACGACATCAAGGACGATATTCCGATCATGCTGATCGACGAGGCCCGGTCATTCTGA